In Zingiber officinale cultivar Zhangliang chromosome 8B, Zo_v1.1, whole genome shotgun sequence, a single genomic region encodes these proteins:
- the LOC122015136 gene encoding cleavage and polyadenylation specificity factor subunit 6-like, whose translation MDHGGGGGGGFLRNEAISAIQDEEQFYGEDDDYDDLYSDVNVGEGFHQTFDERNGSGPFQPVEERRSDPPPLPPLPRAMPPPVQQPVAEASERVQIPGIAEEPKIERPFDRSGGFQDQGFRGGVEPVVPARQAAPPLPPPPLPAGRPDMGQPSGGFSQIQSQNGNNSFQNESFQRQGGGFGNDNFQRQGGGAGNVIAVGNANGGDAGSGGGVGGTTLFVGDLHWWTTDADLEAELCKYGQVKEVKFFDERASGKSKGYCQVDFYDPMAATACKEGMNGHIFNGRPCVVALASPFTVRRMGENQVNKNQQVTSQTQPPAPPQKGGRGGGGPSVGNNFGRGGGGGSGGGGGNWARGGGMGNRGPMGNMRNRMGPVGGRGIMGNGGMVAPPPPVLHPGAMIGQGFDPMGYGAAMGRMGGGFGGFPGGAAGAPFPGMMPSFPPVVAPHVNPAFFGRGLAPGGVGMWSDPNMGGWGGEEQSSYGEDAASDQQYGEGSHGKDRVAERDRYGAPARRHDKEKEMGSGQDWPERRHRDEGERDPGREKELSRERDRERGRDRDRERDRDREREREIDRERDRHRDDRDRHGDRYRHRDREPERDDDWARGRSSRPRSKSREVEHSKRRRQTPE comes from the coding sequence ATGGATCACGGAGGCGGCGGGGGCGGTGGGTTCCTCCGGAACGAGGCGATCTCCGCCATACAGGATGAGGAGCAGTTCTACGGTGAAGACGACGACTATGACGACCTCTATAGCGATGTGAACGTCGGCGAGGGGTTTCATCAGACGTTCGACGAAAGAAATGGTTCGGGGCCTTTCCAACCCGTGGAGGAGCGCCGGAGCGACCCGCCACCCCTTCCACCGCTGCCACGAGCTATGCCTCCGCCGGTGCAGCAGCCGGTGGCTGAGGCTTCGGAGAGAGTCCAGATTCCTGGTATCGCGGAGGAACCTAAGATCGAGCGACCGTTTGATAGATCTGGAGGTTTCCAAGACCAGGGTTTTAGAGGTGGCGTTGAGCCGGTGGTCCCGGCAAGACAGGCGGCGCCTCCTCTCCCTCCGCCGCCTCTACCAGCTGGTAGGCCTGACATGGGCCAACCTTCTGGTGGATTTTCACAGATCCAGAGCCAGAACGGAAATAATAGTTTCCAAAATGAGAGTTTTCAGAGGCAAGGAGGTGGATTTGGGAACGACAATTTCCAACGGCAAGGAGGTGGTGCAGGCAATGTCATAGCTGTTGGCAATGCTAACGGAGGTGATGCAGGCAGCGGTGGAGGAGTCGGTGGCACTACACTTTTTGTCGGGGATCTCCATTGGTGGACTACTGATGCAGATCTCGAGGCTGAGCTGTGCAAGTATGGGCAGGTCAAAGAAGTGAAATTTTTTGATGAGAGGGCGAGCGGAAAATCAAAAGGATACTGTCAGGTTGACTTCTATGATCCAATGGCAGCAACTGCCTGCAAGGAGGGTATGAATGGACATATTTTCAATGGCAGACCCTGCGTTGTTGCCCTAGCATCGCCTTTCACAGTCAGGAGAATGGGTGAGAATCAAGTGAACAAGAATCAACAGGTAACGTCTCAGACCCAACCGCCTGCACCTCCCCAGAAGGGTGGTAGAGGAGGTGGCGGACCTTCAGTTGGTAACAATTTTGGTCGTGGTGGAGGTGGTGGTtctggaggaggtggaggaaatTGGGCAAGAGGCGGTGGAATGGGGAACCGTGGGCCTATGGGTAACATGAGGAACAGAATGGGTCCAGTTGGTGGAAGAGGTATCATGGGTAATGGTGGTATGGTTGCTCCACCACCTCCAGTTCTACATCCTGGAGCTATGATCGGTCAAGGATTCGACCCTATGGGATATGGTGCAGCTATGGGGAGAATGGGTGGTGGTTTTGGAGGTTTCCCTGGAGGTGCAGCTGGAGCTCCTTTTCCTGGAATGATGCCTTCTTTCCCTCCAGTTGTGGCACCTCATGTCAATCCAGCTTTCTTTGGACGGGGATTGGCACCTGGTGGTGTTGGGATGTGGTCTGATCCCAACATGGGTGGTTGGGGTGGTGAGGAGCAATCAAGCTATGGGGAGGATGCTGCATCTGATCAGCAATATGGAGAAGGTAGCCATGGGAAGGATAGGGTGGCTGAGAGAGACAGATATGGTGCTCCAGCAAGGAGACATGACAAGGAGAAAGAAATGGGTTCTGGACAAGATTGGCCAGAGAGGAGACACCGTGATGAGGGGGAAAGAGATCCAGGGAGAGAAAAGGAATTGAGTCGGGAGAGGGATCGAGAGCGAGGGAGGGACAGAGATAGAGAGAGGGATAGAGATAGGGAAAGGGAGCGAGAAATTGATCGTGAGCGTGATAGACATCGAGATGACAGAGACAGACATGGGGATCGCTATAGGCACAGGGATCGTGAACCAGAGCGTGATGATGACTGGGCTAGAGGAAGATCATCTAGGCCTCGCAGTAAGTCACGGGAGGTTGAACATTCAAAAAGGCGTCGACAGACACCTGAATGA